A region of Streptomyces deccanensis DNA encodes the following proteins:
- a CDS encoding helix-turn-helix domain containing protein, whose protein sequence is MPRRPRRQPQPQPELNEAAHLADRLRAVGYTKRDIARIIDRDPSLVSQFYTKNKGAAFVPALRQVLAAVETGGITDLSELAAIAARLTQRRTTASGARARVRTKAVLITPTGSGTGRVGAQAIASGSARLRPLIAEAARRGLRLAFTVRLAKTGYLHPSGSRTDSPGIRRDVIQRTDHSEERSYGSAQAGGFDAADFARRVDAAGGDVTAAVHQWLVETGRIRPDAQIIHLEIRTWRPR, encoded by the coding sequence ATGCCGCGCCGCCCCCGCCGCCAGCCTCAACCCCAGCCCGAGTTGAACGAAGCAGCACATCTCGCCGACCGGCTCCGAGCGGTCGGCTACACCAAACGCGACATCGCCCGCATCATCGACCGCGACCCCTCCCTGGTCTCGCAGTTCTACACCAAGAACAAGGGAGCGGCCTTCGTCCCCGCCCTCCGGCAGGTCCTGGCCGCCGTCGAGACCGGCGGCATCACCGACCTGTCCGAACTCGCCGCCATCGCCGCCCGCCTCACCCAGCGGCGTACCACCGCCTCCGGCGCCCGGGCTCGGGTGCGCACCAAGGCCGTCCTGATCACCCCCACCGGCTCCGGCACCGGCCGCGTCGGCGCCCAGGCCATCGCCTCCGGCTCCGCCCGCCTGCGCCCCTTGATCGCCGAAGCCGCCCGCCGGGGCCTGCGCCTGGCCTTCACCGTGCGCCTCGCCAAGACCGGCTACCTGCACCCTTCTGGCAGCCGTACCGACTCACCCGGCATCCGCCGCGACGTCATCCAGCGCACTGACCACAGTGAGGAACGCTCCTACGGCTCCGCCCAGGCCGGCGGCTTCGACGCCGCCGACTTCGCCCGCCGCGTGGACGCCGCGGGCGGCGACGTCACCGCGGCTGTGCACCAGTGGCTGGTGGAGACCGGCCGCATCCGTCCCGACGCTCAGATCATCCACCTCGAAATCCGCACCTGGCGCCCCCGCTGA